In Thiospirochaeta perfilievii, a single window of DNA contains:
- a CDS encoding OmpL47-type beta-barrel domain-containing protein, whose product MKKFALIQVILLSTLSLSGTIYFKDSYTFKGSYKNDTYPLQSYFSLDTMKDWSWNQNYQFTISETGTYELRSHGGRVFPPSAGNVIVGYYSFTKDNTAPSISSSISPSRLTNGNVTVTASATDSGVGLDKIEMKVGSGSYAIRSSVSLSSNNIVTIKATDKLGNYSTETVSVSNIDKVNPTISISSNNTFPTKDSVNVTATFLDDYSGVNTREVKIGNRSWESIVAPYITTFSSNNKIFFRSMDNAGNWSSISSYEVKILISHLRVVLP is encoded by the coding sequence ATGAAAAAGTTTGCACTAATTCAAGTAATACTATTATCTACCTTAAGTTTAAGTGGAACTATTTATTTTAAAGATTCTTACACCTTTAAGGGTAGTTATAAAAACGATACTTATCCCTTACAGAGTTATTTTTCTCTAGACACCATGAAAGATTGGTCATGGAATCAAAATTATCAATTTACAATTTCGGAAACAGGTACTTATGAGTTAAGAAGTCATGGTGGTAGAGTTTTTCCTCCTTCTGCAGGAAATGTAATTGTTGGTTATTACTCTTTTACGAAAGATAATACCGCTCCATCAATTTCTAGTTCAATATCTCCTTCTAGGTTGACTAATGGTAATGTTACAGTCACTGCTTCAGCTACAGATTCAGGTGTTGGTTTAGACAAGATTGAAATGAAGGTAGGATCTGGAAGTTATGCTATTAGAAGTTCTGTATCGTTAAGCTCTAATAATATTGTTACTATTAAAGCGACAGATAAATTAGGGAATTATTCAACAGAAACGGTTTCAGTATCTAATATAGATAAAGTAAACCCAACAATATCAATCAGTTCTAATAACACATTCCCCACAAAAGATTCTGTTAATGTGACTGCAACATTTTTAGATGATTATTCAGGGGTTAACACTAGAGAAGTTAAGATAGGTAATAGATCATGGGAAAGTATTGTAGCTCCATATATTACAACTTTTAGTAGCAATAATAAAATATTTTTTAGATCTATGGATAATGCAGGAAACTGGTCTAGTATCTCTTCATATGAAGTTAAAATATTGATATCACACCTCCGAGTGGTTTTACCGTAG
- the tnpA gene encoding IS66 family insertion sequence element accessory protein TnpA, with product MKSKYTLEERKQLVIEQQKSGLTITEFTKQKNIKQTTFQNWLRRLKETESEKFVKVKLKSEKPLEPTLLMINSIKLEIPATVSSSKIAQIISVIREI from the coding sequence ATGAAATCGAAATATACTTTAGAAGAAAGAAAACAATTAGTTATAGAACAACAAAAATCAGGTTTAACAATAACAGAGTTTACTAAACAAAAAAATATTAAACAAACAACCTTTCAGAATTGGCTTAGGAGATTAAAAGAAACAGAGTCAGAAAAGTTTGTGAAAGTTAAATTGAAATCAGAGAAACCTTTAGAACCAACGCTGCTAATGATAAATAGTATTAAACTAGAGATTCCCGCCACAGTATCATCTTCAAAGATAGCTCAGATTATTTCTGTGATAAGAGAGATATAA
- the tnpB gene encoding IS66 family insertion sequence element accessory protein TnpB (TnpB, as the term is used for proteins encoded by IS66 family insertion elements, is considered an accessory protein, since TnpC, encoded by a neighboring gene, is a DDE family transposase.) has protein sequence MILDFTNLSIYVRPGVTDMRKQINGLSVLTEDEMGMDSGSGSLFLFCSRNRKTLKCIYWDRNGFCMWQKKLEKDKFPWPMTEEDAQEITFEQLKLLLDGIDFWKAHKEIKFKEMN, from the coding sequence ATGATACTAGATTTTACAAACCTATCTATATATGTAAGACCTGGAGTAACAGATATGAGAAAACAAATAAATGGCTTATCTGTACTGACAGAAGACGAAATGGGAATGGATTCCGGTTCAGGAAGCCTTTTTCTATTTTGTAGCCGTAACAGAAAAACATTAAAGTGTATTTACTGGGATCGAAATGGATTCTGTATGTGGCAAAAAAAACTAGAAAAAGATAAGTTCCCATGGCCAATGACTGAGGAAGATGCTCAAGAAATAACTTTTGAACAGTTAAAGCTACTTTTAGATGGTATTGATTTTTGGAAAGCCCATAAAGAAATAAAGTTTAAAGAAATGAACTAA
- the tnpC gene encoding IS66 family transposase translates to MTDINKQELPEEVLKYIDSLENKVTLLEDELRLLRSKHFGKSSEKMPLQKELFEEFEETPMEEEPDEEIIVSEYKKKKPGRKPISDELPRKDIIHDISEEDKKCACGHELVKIDEVVTERIQVIPEKVYVERHIRPKYACRNCEGSGDEEKPVFRIAPAAPSLIPGSIITAGLLAYILTNKICDYLPFYRQEKRFERFGIPISRQNMSSWTIKAYKKLQILYDIMKTHIKTGNYLQMDETVLKVHGEDGKLDSSNSYIWVSRGGPVGSEIVLYEYNRSRNANYIKDFTQGFSGFVQSDGYPGYDKIFKDNDDIIHVGCLAHARRALYDAYVASKQKNKSNVVINKIQKIYNVEKKLRAKNMTPGEFIADRRKQVEPLLEDLKKWLDKKAVNLRPESKLGKAVKYTLGQWDKIINYLDCAELTPDNNAAERVVKPMVMGRRNFLFSGSPEGAESLCFFYSIIETAKLNGLNPYAYLKWLFENVVLLSEGESMEHLTPWNCDMVEVNKIML, encoded by the coding sequence ATGACAGATATTAACAAGCAGGAATTACCTGAGGAAGTTTTAAAATATATAGATTCTCTTGAGAATAAGGTTACTCTTTTAGAAGATGAACTTCGCTTATTAAGAAGTAAACATTTCGGCAAATCTAGTGAAAAGATGCCTCTTCAAAAAGAACTCTTTGAGGAGTTTGAAGAAACTCCAATGGAAGAGGAGCCTGATGAAGAGATTATTGTTTCTGAATATAAAAAGAAAAAACCGGGAAGAAAGCCTATCAGTGATGAACTTCCAAGAAAAGATATAATTCATGATATTTCAGAAGAAGATAAAAAATGTGCTTGTGGTCATGAGCTTGTGAAAATAGATGAGGTTGTAACTGAGAGAATTCAGGTTATACCTGAAAAAGTATATGTAGAGAGACATATAAGACCTAAATATGCTTGTAGAAACTGTGAAGGTTCTGGAGATGAAGAGAAACCAGTTTTCAGAATTGCTCCTGCAGCTCCATCATTAATACCCGGTAGTATAATAACAGCAGGACTTCTTGCTTATATCCTGACTAATAAAATTTGTGACTATCTTCCATTTTATAGGCAGGAAAAGAGATTTGAACGGTTTGGAATCCCAATAAGCCGACAAAATATGTCTAGTTGGACTATAAAAGCATATAAAAAGCTTCAAATACTTTATGATATTATGAAAACCCACATAAAAACAGGTAATTATCTCCAGATGGATGAAACCGTTTTAAAAGTTCATGGAGAAGATGGGAAATTAGATTCAAGCAATTCATATATCTGGGTCTCCCGTGGAGGTCCAGTAGGCTCTGAAATTGTTTTATATGAATATAATAGATCGCGTAATGCCAATTATATAAAGGATTTCACACAAGGATTCTCCGGCTTTGTCCAGTCTGATGGATATCCCGGGTACGATAAAATATTTAAAGACAATGATGATATTATTCACGTAGGCTGTTTAGCTCATGCAAGGCGTGCTTTGTACGATGCTTATGTTGCTTCTAAACAGAAAAATAAGTCTAATGTTGTAATAAATAAGATCCAAAAGATATATAACGTAGAAAAAAAACTAAGGGCTAAGAATATGACTCCAGGTGAGTTTATTGCAGACAGAAGAAAGCAGGTTGAACCTCTTTTAGAAGACCTTAAAAAATGGTTGGACAAGAAGGCTGTAAATCTTCGACCAGAAAGTAAGCTCGGAAAAGCTGTGAAATATACTCTTGGACAGTGGGATAAAATCATTAACTATCTAGATTGTGCTGAACTAACTCCAGATAATAATGCTGCGGAGAGAGTCGTAAAACCTATGGTTATGGGTAGACGTAACTTCTTATTTTCTGGAAGTCCTGAAGGAGCAGAATCTCTATGTTTTTTCTACTCTATAATTGAAACTGCTAAACTTAATGGGTTAAATCCATACGCGTATTTAAAGTGGCTTTTTGAAAATGTAGTTTTACTTTCAGAAGGTGAATCGATGGAACACCTCACCCCTTGGAATTGTGATATGGTAGAAGTTAATAAGATTATGCTTTAA
- a CDS encoding clostripain-related cysteine peptidase produces MIYVSGSGNLEGESLLDVTSMVDGYSKNINKNDLDIVILHDRGPGFSTDQGDWTGTYLYEVTDSGLKTINSVESWRDSIDQEESMGSQDTLDNFLTWAISNHSREKQALILWNHGGGLSGQSIPEARAVSWDTEDSGDNINEALYVYEIQDTLKKHYNNQTQLDLLGFDACYMGMLEIGYEFKNIVNYMIASPAEETGGWRYNDFIEKISKESLAEQIAKEIVSSYSNYSSTNNLPNTLTAFNLNEIEEVKDIISHLVENIKALTDSEVLALRQSSMEYYPEADSVLYPYIDIGYFADQLSEFSSLELNLLDLKKSLNRVIVSSFNNLHSNTLENYMGISIFFPEQKDDYKYQWWYTADDTGTFGNVDFCIDTSWKALMNRYFN; encoded by the coding sequence ATGATCTATGTAAGTGGATCTGGAAATCTTGAAGGAGAGAGTTTATTAGATGTAACATCGATGGTTGATGGGTACAGTAAAAACATAAATAAAAACGATTTAGATATAGTTATACTGCACGATAGAGGTCCAGGATTCTCTACTGATCAAGGAGATTGGACAGGGACTTATCTATATGAAGTAACTGATTCAGGATTAAAAACCATTAATAGCGTAGAATCATGGAGGGATTCTATTGACCAAGAAGAGTCTATGGGTTCACAAGATACCTTAGATAATTTTTTAACATGGGCTATATCCAACCACTCAAGAGAGAAACAAGCATTAATCCTATGGAATCATGGTGGAGGTTTAAGTGGACAAAGTATTCCAGAAGCTAGAGCCGTTAGTTGGGATACAGAAGATAGTGGAGATAACATAAATGAAGCACTTTATGTTTATGAGATTCAAGATACATTAAAAAAACATTACAACAACCAAACTCAGTTAGATCTACTTGGTTTTGATGCATGTTATATGGGAATGTTAGAGATTGGATATGAGTTTAAAAACATTGTTAACTATATGATAGCATCCCCTGCAGAAGAGACAGGAGGTTGGAGATATAATGATTTTATAGAGAAAATTTCTAAAGAGAGTTTAGCAGAGCAGATAGCAAAGGAGATAGTCAGCAGTTATAGTAATTATAGTTCCACTAATAACCTACCTAACACATTAACTGCGTTTAATCTAAATGAAATAGAAGAAGTAAAAGATATAATCTCTCATTTAGTAGAAAATATTAAAGCATTAACAGATAGTGAAGTCTTAGCACTTAGACAAAGCAGTATGGAGTACTATCCAGAAGCAGACTCTGTTCTATATCCCTATATTGATATTGGATATTTTGCTGATCAATTAAGTGAATTCAGTAGCTTGGAGTTAAATTTATTAGATTTAAAAAAATCTTTAAATAGAGTTATAGTCTCATCATTTAACAATTTACATAGTAATACATTAGAGAATTATATGGGAATTTCTATATTCTTTCCGGAACAAAAAGATGATTACAAGTATCAATGGTGGTATACAGCTGATGACACTGGAACTTTTGGTAATGTAGACTTTTGTATAGATACATCCTGGAAGGCTTTAATGAATAGATATTTCAATTAG